The following proteins are co-located in the Dietzia timorensis genome:
- the ilvC gene encoding ketol-acid reductoisomerase, with amino-acid sequence MAIETFYDDDADLALIQGRKVAVIGYGSQGHAHSLSLRDSGVDVVIGLREGSKSREKAEEAGLKVMNNAEAAEWADVIMLLAPDTSQAKIFTEDIEPNLKDGDAIFFGHGLNIHFDLIKPAENITIGMVAPKGPGHLVRRQFVDGKGVPCLIAVEQDPKGEGQALALSYAKGIGGTRAGVIKTTFREETETDLFGEQAVLCGGTEELVKTGFEVMVEAGYAPEMAYFEVLHELKLIVDLMYEGGIARMNYSVSDTAEFGGYLSGPRVIDAGTKERMKEVLADIQNGTFVKRLVANVENGNTELEGLRAKFAEHPIEKTGKELRDMMSWVDRPITETA; translated from the coding sequence ATGGCTATTGAAACGTTCTACGACGATGACGCCGATCTCGCCCTGATCCAGGGCCGTAAGGTTGCGGTCATCGGTTACGGCTCGCAGGGCCACGCCCACTCGCTGTCGCTTCGCGACTCGGGCGTGGACGTCGTTATCGGCCTTCGCGAGGGTTCGAAGTCCCGCGAGAAGGCCGAAGAGGCCGGCCTCAAGGTGATGAACAACGCGGAAGCCGCCGAGTGGGCCGACGTGATCATGCTGCTCGCCCCGGACACCTCCCAGGCGAAGATCTTCACCGAGGACATCGAGCCGAACCTCAAGGACGGCGACGCGATTTTCTTCGGTCACGGCCTGAACATCCACTTCGACCTCATCAAGCCGGCGGAGAACATCACCATCGGCATGGTGGCTCCCAAGGGTCCCGGACACCTCGTGCGCCGTCAGTTCGTCGACGGCAAGGGCGTGCCCTGTCTCATCGCAGTAGAGCAGGACCCGAAGGGTGAGGGCCAGGCCCTCGCCCTCTCCTACGCAAAGGGAATCGGTGGCACGCGCGCAGGCGTCATCAAGACGACCTTCCGCGAGGAGACCGAGACCGACCTGTTCGGTGAGCAGGCAGTGCTCTGCGGCGGCACCGAGGAGCTCGTCAAGACCGGCTTCGAGGTCATGGTGGAAGCCGGCTACGCCCCGGAAATGGCCTACTTCGAGGTTCTCCACGAGCTCAAGCTCATCGTCGACCTCATGTACGAGGGCGGCATCGCCCGTATGAACTACTCGGTGTCCGACACCGCCGAGTTCGGCGGCTACCTCTCCGGCCCGCGCGTGATCGACGCAGGCACCAAGGAACGCATGAAGGAGGTCCTCGCGGACATCCAGAACGGCACCTTCGTCAAGCGCCTCGTCGCAAACGTCGAGAACGGCAATACCGAGCTCGAGGGCCTGCGTGCCAAGTTCGCCGAGCACCCGATCGAGAAGACCGGCAAGGAGCTCCGCGACATGATGAGCTGGGTCGACCGGCCCATCACCGAGACCGCCTAA
- the ilvN gene encoding acetolactate synthase small subunit, with amino-acid sequence MTKNHTLSVLVEDKPGVLARVSSLFSRRGFNITSLAVGPTETDGLSRMTIVVAVDEIRLEQITKQLNKLINVIKIVEQEPTSSVARELVLVKVRADAATRSQIIEVAELFRARVVDVSPESVVLEATGTPEKLAAILRMLDEYGIREIVQSGMVALGRGPKAIATTR; translated from the coding sequence ATGACCAAGAACCACACCCTCAGCGTCCTCGTGGAAGATAAGCCCGGCGTGCTCGCCCGCGTGTCGAGCCTGTTCTCGCGGCGAGGCTTCAACATCACCTCGCTGGCCGTCGGCCCCACCGAAACCGATGGCCTCTCGCGGATGACGATCGTCGTGGCCGTCGACGAGATCCGTCTGGAACAGATCACCAAGCAGCTCAACAAGCTGATCAACGTGATCAAGATCGTCGAGCAGGAGCCCACGTCCTCCGTCGCGCGCGAGCTGGTACTAGTGAAGGTGCGGGCGGACGCCGCCACGCGCAGCCAGATCATCGAGGTCGCCGAGCTCTTCCGTGCGCGCGTCGTCGACGTGTCGCCGGAGTCGGTCGTACTCGAGGCGACGGGCACCCCCGAAAAGCTTGCCGCGATCTTGCGCATGCTCGACGAGTACGGAATCCGAGAGATCGTGCAGTCGGGCATGGTGGCGCTGGGGCGCGGTCCCAAGGCCATCGCGACCACCCGCTGA
- a CDS encoding acetolactate synthase large subunit, translating into MSAPAAQPTPGSTPGAGAKRETSRRSAPERMTGAQAIVRSLEEIGADVVFGIPGGAILPAYDPLYDSEKVRHVLVRHEQGAGHAATGYAQATGRVGVCMATSGPGATNLVTPLADAAMDSVPVVAITGQVGQSLIGTDAFQEADISGITMPVTKHNFLVSKGEDVPRILAEAFHIASSGRPGPVLVDIPKDVLQNEMVFSWPPEMRLPGYRPVTKPHGKQIREAARMISAASKPVLYVGGGAIKADASAELIELAELTGIPVVTTLMARGAFPDSHTLHYGMPGMHGSVSAVGALQESDLLIALGARFDDRVTGKLDSFAQHAKVIHADIDPAEIGKNREADVPIVGDCREVISELSEAIREFRSGQPAPDLSEWIAELDRLRNTYPLGYGRQSDGSLSPEYVIERLGALAGPDAIYCAGVGQHQMWAAQFVKYEKPRTWLNSGGLGTMGYSVPAAMGAKMGMPDSEVWSIDGDGCFQMTNQELATCAIENIPIKVALINNGNLGMVRQWQTLFYEKRYSQTDLSTHSLRIPDFVKLSEALGCESIRVEKAEEVDDAIKKAREINDRPVVIEFVVGADAQVWPMVAAGTSNSEIMAAHDIRPLFDDEDSAADEPADIHEQMNEVDAAVTAESRENAGDK; encoded by the coding sequence GTGAGCGCACCAGCGGCACAGCCGACTCCGGGTTCAACGCCCGGCGCCGGCGCAAAGCGTGAGACGAGTAGGCGCAGCGCGCCAGAACGGATGACGGGCGCCCAGGCGATCGTACGTTCCCTCGAAGAGATCGGCGCGGACGTCGTCTTCGGTATTCCCGGAGGCGCCATCCTCCCGGCATACGACCCGCTCTACGATTCCGAGAAAGTCCGCCACGTGCTCGTACGCCACGAGCAGGGCGCAGGGCACGCCGCCACCGGGTACGCACAGGCGACGGGTCGCGTCGGCGTGTGCATGGCGACCTCGGGGCCGGGTGCCACGAACCTCGTGACCCCGCTCGCGGACGCGGCGATGGACTCGGTTCCGGTCGTCGCGATCACCGGTCAGGTCGGTCAGAGCCTCATCGGTACCGATGCCTTCCAGGAGGCGGATATCTCGGGCATCACGATGCCGGTGACCAAGCACAACTTCCTGGTTTCCAAGGGCGAGGACGTCCCGCGAATCCTCGCCGAGGCGTTCCACATCGCCTCTTCTGGACGCCCCGGACCGGTTCTCGTCGATATCCCCAAGGACGTGCTCCAGAACGAGATGGTCTTCTCGTGGCCCCCGGAGATGCGCCTGCCCGGTTACCGTCCCGTCACCAAGCCGCACGGGAAGCAGATCCGTGAGGCAGCGCGCATGATCTCGGCCGCGTCGAAACCCGTGCTCTACGTTGGTGGCGGCGCCATCAAGGCGGACGCGTCGGCGGAGCTCATCGAGCTCGCCGAGCTCACCGGTATCCCCGTTGTCACGACGCTGATGGCCCGCGGGGCGTTCCCGGACTCGCACACGCTGCACTATGGCATGCCCGGCATGCACGGTTCGGTGTCCGCCGTGGGGGCGCTGCAGGAATCCGACCTGCTCATCGCGCTGGGCGCGCGGTTCGATGACCGTGTTACCGGCAAGCTCGATTCCTTCGCGCAGCACGCCAAGGTCATCCATGCGGATATCGATCCCGCCGAGATCGGCAAGAACCGCGAGGCGGACGTCCCGATCGTCGGCGATTGCCGTGAGGTCATCTCCGAACTGTCCGAGGCGATTCGCGAGTTCCGCAGTGGCCAACCTGCGCCGGACCTGAGCGAGTGGATCGCGGAGCTCGACCGGCTCCGCAACACCTACCCGCTCGGCTACGGGCGCCAGAGTGACGGCTCGCTTTCTCCGGAGTACGTCATCGAACGGCTCGGCGCGCTCGCCGGCCCAGACGCGATCTACTGCGCCGGTGTCGGACAGCACCAGATGTGGGCCGCGCAGTTCGTCAAGTACGAGAAGCCGCGCACCTGGCTGAACTCGGGCGGTCTCGGCACCATGGGCTATTCGGTTCCGGCGGCCATGGGCGCAAAGATGGGTATGCCCGACTCCGAGGTGTGGTCGATCGACGGCGATGGCTGCTTCCAGATGACCAACCAGGAGCTCGCCACCTGCGCGATCGAGAACATCCCGATCAAGGTCGCGTTGATCAACAACGGCAATCTCGGAATGGTGCGCCAGTGGCAGACGCTGTTCTACGAGAAGCGCTATTCGCAGACTGACCTCTCGACGCACTCGCTGCGGATCCCGGACTTCGTCAAGCTATCCGAGGCGCTCGGCTGTGAGTCGATCCGCGTGGAGAAGGCCGAAGAGGTCGACGACGCGATCAAGAAGGCACGCGAGATCAACGACCGGCCCGTCGTGATCGAGTTCGTGGTCGGCGCGGATGCGCAGGTGTGGCCGATGGTGGCTGCCGGTACGTCGAACTCGGAGATCATGGCGGCGCACGATATCCGCCCGCTCTTCGACGATGAGGACTCGGCCGCGGACGAGCCTGCAGATATCCACGAACAGATGAACGAGGTGGACGCCGCGGTTACTGCCGAGTCCCGCGAGAATGCAGGAGATAAGTGA
- a CDS encoding PH domain-containing protein has product MSEKPPSRFRPPEVEAEPKDRRLFRVTPLAYIALGIFAIALIAPIYYAPRWGWVFLILPIGYAWWVARSWTKVDDDGVQISTWRSRTHVPWERIKGLNFPKRGSAQLVTTSDEFIRMSAVGFNDLPRLAEVSRGRIPDPFYAPVDREDSADSEN; this is encoded by the coding sequence ATGAGCGAGAAACCGCCGTCACGATTCCGCCCCCCAGAGGTCGAAGCCGAGCCGAAGGACCGCAGGCTCTTTCGGGTCACGCCGCTCGCCTACATCGCGCTGGGCATCTTCGCGATCGCCCTGATCGCCCCGATTTACTATGCCCCGCGCTGGGGTTGGGTGTTCCTCATCCTGCCCATCGGCTACGCGTGGTGGGTCGCCCGTAGTTGGACCAAGGTGGATGACGACGGAGTGCAGATCAGCACCTGGCGTTCGCGCACGCACGTCCCCTGGGAGCGCATCAAAGGCCTCAATTTCCCGAAGCGTGGCAGCGCCCAGTTGGTCACGACCTCGGACGAGTTCATCCGCATGAGCGCGGTCGGTTTCAACGACCTCCCCCGCCTCGCCGAGGTGAGCCGAGGCCGGATTCCCGACCCGTTCTACGCCCCGGTGGACCGCGAGGACAGCGCGGACAGCGAAAACTAG
- a CDS encoding DUF3533 domain-containing protein produces the protein MTSAPERQHPGQTPGGVVAQFFRHTTGAMVAVIGLFAVIAFMYFEGTANPQNHLNHVPVAIVNSDEGATIDTPAGPQRLEVGDQIVGGMMDQNDFSEVYMRVVDKETAEKGMDDAEFYGMVEFPADLSERIGDLVTSTAGGEGADRAGERADINVYSAPRSSVTSSQVMNTLAGVLVDSVPKQVGEQVLDNGRLLAEAEQSELSPTAAAALADPVSINQLTYHALDGGVTNPSFPLFVALVMILAGFTGAMVVSQMIDSRLGYIPLDIGPFVHLAPLGTHPRRLVLIRKWVVTIIISPIISVLIAGIAHWIGVSAFPFWNLVLFSTLCILSVGFASHATIAIFGNAGLLINLLVFVVFGIPTSGGAIPSEMLPRWFEPIGQVEPMHAAVRATRAMLFTDDPWSSGLGHASVVLGIWLVLAAIFGYAVAAYYDRRGYVREPNRFALPPLVARALGEGGNTDEDDSGARDDVDAGAPANGSSSDKSGEEETAVVAQKEMSAEDAWEDAREHHGDEWDGSHGERP, from the coding sequence TGGTTGCCGTGATCGGACTGTTCGCCGTCATCGCCTTCATGTACTTTGAGGGAACGGCGAACCCGCAGAACCACCTCAATCACGTGCCAGTCGCCATCGTCAATTCCGACGAGGGCGCGACCATCGACACCCCGGCGGGTCCCCAGCGTCTCGAGGTCGGGGATCAGATCGTCGGCGGGATGATGGACCAGAACGACTTCTCGGAAGTTTATATGCGCGTTGTCGACAAGGAGACGGCCGAGAAGGGGATGGATGACGCCGAGTTCTACGGCATGGTCGAGTTCCCGGCCGACCTTTCCGAGCGCATCGGTGACCTCGTCACGTCCACCGCAGGTGGCGAGGGCGCGGACCGTGCGGGGGAGCGCGCCGACATCAACGTCTATTCGGCGCCCAGATCGTCGGTGACGTCCTCACAGGTCATGAACACCCTTGCCGGGGTGCTGGTCGACTCTGTGCCGAAGCAGGTGGGCGAGCAGGTTCTCGATAATGGTCGGCTGCTGGCCGAGGCCGAACAGAGCGAACTGTCTCCGACCGCGGCCGCCGCGCTCGCCGATCCCGTGTCGATCAACCAACTCACTTACCATGCGCTCGACGGCGGCGTGACCAATCCCAGCTTCCCGCTGTTCGTCGCGCTGGTGATGATCCTCGCCGGCTTCACCGGCGCGATGGTCGTGTCCCAGATGATCGACTCGCGCCTCGGCTACATCCCGCTGGATATCGGCCCCTTCGTGCACCTTGCGCCGCTCGGCACTCATCCACGCAGGCTCGTGCTCATCCGCAAGTGGGTGGTCACCATCATCATCAGCCCCATCATCAGCGTGCTCATAGCGGGGATAGCGCATTGGATAGGTGTGTCCGCGTTCCCGTTCTGGAATCTGGTGCTGTTCTCGACGCTGTGTATCTTGTCCGTCGGATTCGCCTCGCATGCCACGATCGCGATCTTCGGCAATGCCGGGCTGCTCATCAACCTGTTGGTATTCGTCGTGTTCGGCATCCCCACATCGGGCGGTGCAATTCCGAGCGAAATGCTGCCTCGCTGGTTCGAGCCGATCGGCCAGGTGGAGCCCATGCACGCGGCGGTGCGCGCCACTCGTGCGATGTTGTTCACCGACGACCCGTGGTCCTCGGGGCTCGGCCACGCCTCGGTGGTCCTCGGGATCTGGCTTGTCCTCGCCGCCATCTTCGGTTATGCCGTCGCAGCCTATTACGACAGGCGGGGTTATGTGCGCGAGCCGAACCGTTTCGCGTTGCCGCCGCTCGTGGCGCGCGCCCTAGGCGAGGGCGGCAACACAGATGAGGATGACTCCGGTGCGCGTGATGACGTCGATGCCGGGGCGCCCGCCAACGGATCTTCCTCGGATAAGTCGGGCGAAGAAGAAACCGCGGTGGTCGCGCAGAAGGAAATGTCTGCGGAAGATGCCTGGGAAGACGCCCGCGAACACCACGGCGACGAATGGGACGGATCCCACGGGGAGCGCCCGTAG